One Gimesia aquarii DNA segment encodes these proteins:
- a CDS encoding extracellular solute-binding protein: MNQNVGGRPVSGWRILAIVEFVAILAIGLVFFYRQQDEALVVYCAHDAVFSEEILNAFEQKTGIKVEPRFDTEATKSLGLTNLIIREQNHPRCDVFWNNQTLGTATLKEQGLLETYQGDGYQRIPAKFKDPDGTWTGFAARLRVYITNTEKLTATRESIEQKLSGPLNDVAIAKPLYGTTLTHFTVLCDAWGLDRLKTWYQSLQERNIQETSGNAGVKNLVASGSCALGFTDTDDFFVAVDDGKPVASLPITVDEHTILIPNSVAIIKGTKRRKQAETLVNYLLSEEVELKLAQSQSRQIPLGDVNWDQVPAEVRELQPYVKNAYPLANLVKEREKVLAWLESEYLK; the protein is encoded by the coding sequence ATGAATCAAAATGTAGGGGGGCGACCTGTTTCCGGATGGCGCATTCTGGCAATCGTCGAGTTTGTTGCCATATTAGCAATCGGATTGGTCTTTTTTTATCGCCAGCAGGACGAGGCTCTCGTTGTCTATTGCGCGCATGATGCCGTATTCTCCGAAGAGATACTCAATGCGTTTGAACAAAAAACCGGAATCAAAGTCGAACCGCGCTTCGATACCGAAGCGACAAAATCATTGGGTTTGACAAATTTAATCATCCGGGAGCAAAATCATCCGCGCTGTGATGTCTTCTGGAATAATCAAACATTGGGGACAGCAACTCTGAAAGAACAGGGACTTTTGGAAACGTATCAAGGCGATGGGTATCAGAGAATTCCCGCAAAGTTTAAAGACCCTGATGGAACCTGGACAGGCTTTGCCGCACGATTGCGAGTGTATATTACCAACACTGAAAAGCTGACAGCGACCAGGGAGAGCATCGAGCAGAAACTCTCTGGTCCGTTAAATGACGTTGCTATTGCCAAGCCACTCTATGGCACCACATTAACTCACTTTACTGTTCTCTGTGATGCGTGGGGATTGGATCGACTAAAAACGTGGTATCAGTCCCTTCAGGAAAGAAACATTCAGGAGACTTCGGGCAATGCCGGTGTAAAGAATCTGGTGGCCAGTGGTTCTTGTGCCTTGGGGTTTACCGATACAGATGATTTTTTTGTTGCCGTCGATGACGGAAAACCAGTCGCTTCATTACCGATTACGGTCGACGAACATACAATTCTCATTCCCAATAGCGTGGCCATTATCAAAGGCACAAAAAGACGAAAGCAGGCGGAAACTTTAGTCAATTATCTTCTGTCTGAAGAAGTGGAACTCAAATTAGCTCAGTCACAATCACGACAGATACCTTTAGGAGATGTGAATTGGGATCAAGTTCCGGCTGAAGTCAGAGAATTACAACCTTATGTTAAGAATGCCTATCCTTTAGCGAATTTAGTCAAAGAACGAGAAAAAGTATTGGCCTGGCTCGAATCGGAGTATTTGAAATGA
- a CDS encoding ATP-binding cassette domain-containing protein: MNMRTQQSESSIWSLKNVSLRGVSGDRLVDVDLEIPQGITAIMGYSGAGKTSLLNLLVEYECPHQGSVVRRDHSFPSDSTVETFWVPHSLGLWPQYDVQEHLALVHPDPETLDETVEELLNAFRLTSVRKKYPGQLSQGEASRLSVARALASQAKVLVMDEPLVHVDQAHWPLYWDAIRHYCEKNKTSLVFSTHMPELVLKEAQHVVCLDEGAVVYAGAVYDLYYAPPSYQIGMYLGPVNDLSDVKAKSSQNQSETITLVRPEQLTLIKEESSEWEVRQTTFSGALEKVEMVHRQTQSNQTFYHRPPRATLKPGDRISIHLLLLLFCLLTCFGCHSDSAPELSFPKIVQWSLPSEGTKVPAPRSVNVGPKEELYVLDNAGRVLVYNPENELVRKWMMPDYDVGKPEGICFLKNGQIAVADTHYHRVVFFDDQGNVQKMLGEQGEGPSQFIYPVSIVQDPSGNIYVGEYGGNDRVQKFSEEGEFLLEFGEHGTEPGQFERASGMVWHQGKIYVADASNNCIQVFSDEGAFLEVLGTKTGGIPLYYPYDIAIDRSKEEFYIVEYGAGRITKTDLEGRVLGRFGKTGSKQGEFVTPWGVTVNSKDQVFVADTGNRLIVKLIP; encoded by the coding sequence ATGAATATGAGAACTCAACAATCTGAATCTTCTATATGGTCGCTGAAGAATGTCAGTCTGCGCGGGGTATCCGGTGACCGTTTAGTTGATGTTGATCTTGAGATCCCTCAGGGCATCACTGCCATTATGGGGTATTCGGGAGCAGGAAAAACATCTTTGCTGAACCTGTTGGTCGAGTATGAGTGTCCCCATCAGGGAAGTGTAGTACGTAGGGACCACTCTTTTCCGTCAGACTCTACGGTCGAAACTTTTTGGGTGCCGCATTCATTGGGTTTATGGCCCCAATATGATGTTCAAGAACATCTGGCGCTGGTTCATCCTGACCCCGAGACACTTGATGAAACCGTAGAAGAATTGTTGAATGCATTTCGTCTGACATCAGTCAGGAAAAAATATCCGGGTCAACTCTCTCAAGGAGAAGCGTCCCGTTTATCGGTGGCCCGTGCATTGGCCAGTCAGGCGAAGGTATTAGTCATGGACGAACCTTTAGTGCATGTGGACCAGGCACATTGGCCTTTATATTGGGATGCCATTCGTCACTATTGTGAAAAAAACAAAACTTCGCTGGTATTCTCAACACACATGCCAGAGTTAGTATTGAAAGAAGCACAGCATGTTGTCTGTTTAGATGAAGGAGCCGTGGTCTATGCAGGGGCAGTGTATGATCTTTATTATGCGCCCCCATCGTATCAAATCGGGATGTATTTAGGACCGGTGAACGATCTTTCTGATGTGAAGGCAAAATCAAGTCAAAATCAATCAGAAACGATCACACTCGTCCGTCCGGAACAGCTAACGCTGATAAAAGAGGAGTCCAGTGAATGGGAAGTGCGCCAGACAACATTCAGTGGCGCGCTTGAGAAAGTCGAAATGGTTCATCGACAAACTCAATCAAATCAAACCTTTTACCATCGACCTCCACGTGCAACGTTGAAACCGGGGGATCGCATATCGATTCATTTGTTACTGCTCCTTTTTTGTTTGTTGACCTGCTTTGGTTGTCATTCGGATTCTGCTCCCGAACTCTCTTTTCCAAAGATTGTTCAATGGTCCCTTCCTTCTGAGGGAACTAAGGTTCCTGCGCCGCGCAGTGTGAATGTCGGACCGAAGGAAGAACTTTATGTACTTGATAACGCCGGACGTGTCTTAGTTTATAATCCTGAGAATGAACTTGTCAGGAAATGGATGATGCCTGACTATGATGTTGGCAAACCGGAGGGAATTTGCTTCTTGAAGAATGGTCAAATCGCAGTCGCTGATACCCATTATCACCGGGTTGTGTTTTTTGATGATCAGGGAAATGTCCAAAAAATGCTGGGGGAACAGGGAGAAGGGCCTTCGCAATTTATTTACCCGGTTTCCATTGTTCAAGACCCCTCTGGTAACATTTATGTCGGCGAATATGGAGGCAATGATCGAGTTCAGAAATTCTCAGAAGAGGGCGAGTTTTTGTTAGAATTTGGAGAACATGGGACTGAACCGGGGCAGTTTGAACGGGCTTCCGGGATGGTCTGGCACCAGGGAAAAATCTACGTGGCAGATGCCAGTAATAATTGCATACAGGTATTTTCAGATGAAGGTGCCTTTTTAGAAGTTTTAGGCACGAAAACTGGGGGAATTCCGCTCTATTACCCATATGACATTGCCATTGATCGTTCCAAAGAGGAATTTTACATCGTGGAATACGGAGCAGGCCGTATTACAAAAACAGATTTAGAAGGCAGAGTTTTAGGCAGATTCGGGAAGACAGGCAGTAAACAAGGCGAATTCGTCACTCCTTGGGGAGTTACAGTAAATTCAAAAGATCAGGTGTTCGTGGCTGACACTGGTAATCGTTTAATCGTAAAATTAATACCATGA
- a CDS encoding VWA domain-containing protein: MKIKELYHQLVPKPRIAVTWMRALPLIFFLVFYAALCISLELSGVLLFARPWAFGLILFSIWIWWLSVAGYGGLSKGRALAALVSRLVMLGLFVMLIAEPRSVRVRDVISVVYAVDLSDSIGESSVDSALEFVTKTVTEKPQTDEAGLVVFGRNSAVELPPRVSFPFEALNSRIDRDATNLQQTLSLAAAMLPEENRGRIVLISDGTETEGSISQILDELKSRGVAVDVLPIQYEYDKEVWLENLELPRFVKLGENYEAAVVLSSLKDGTGKLVLRENGEPIYEEDVTFKAGKNRFVVPIYLRSAGYYEYSATIETKRDEDQIRENNTVINYLFVEGEGKVLVVTDPAGDDRDWEPLVKAIREGERNVETISAYEFPGDSLSLMPYDAILFVNVPADAFNVIQLKAVHDSIFNQGIGFMMVGGENSYGPGGYHRTVIEDALPVTMDITKKKVLPKGALAIILHTCEFPEGNTWGKRITKQAIKVLGAQDEVGVLVYDYMNGEKWLFELMPAGDYEKMVPKINGAQIGDMPSFVNTMELGLEGLIKSDAATKHMIIISDGDPQPPSPKLIGRFIKNKVSVSMVAVFPHGGRDISTMRGIASATGGRYYFPSDPNQLPSIFIKESKTLKRSMIQNETITPEVGMISSVLKGIEAIPPLHGYVLTTIKPRAEGVLNAPEKKEAEGDIDPVLAFWRYGLGTTAAFTSDLSPNWGADWVNWDHYSAFIKQLMIKISRVQKQAHLKMWSHTNGNNATIMVEDFHPEESFLNVAARISGPHDKKETVVLKQVSPRRYQASVPLWGKGRYQVMAIGKSGDREDHANGGFIVPYSPEFLRFRSNPIVLEEIAEKTGGQRLNPDKAAEVIYGRRAPKQSSNPIFDWFLIALAILVPLDVGIRRVQLDWYVIKSWFGFGSEQKASTVTMGALLQRKQGVVEELDLRKGKTSGAVEQMTSQSTISQLQAQKQKTTRPNSQVETSQKKKTEKTTNPPGTKPATDPGDKTTTTGRLLDLKRRRQSEDEK; the protein is encoded by the coding sequence ATGAAGATCAAAGAACTCTATCATCAATTGGTTCCGAAACCACGTATCGCCGTGACCTGGATGCGTGCGCTACCTTTGATCTTTTTTCTTGTCTTTTATGCCGCTCTTTGCATCAGCCTCGAATTGTCTGGTGTTTTATTATTTGCCCGCCCCTGGGCCTTTGGTTTGATTCTGTTTTCAATCTGGATCTGGTGGCTTTCGGTTGCCGGTTATGGAGGCTTGAGTAAAGGTAGAGCGCTGGCTGCTCTAGTCTCTCGGCTAGTAATGTTGGGCCTCTTTGTGATGCTGATCGCCGAACCTCGCTCGGTTCGTGTGCGGGATGTCATCTCTGTCGTCTATGCCGTTGATCTTTCTGATTCGATTGGTGAATCATCGGTGGATTCTGCTTTAGAATTTGTCACAAAGACAGTTACTGAAAAACCACAGACCGATGAAGCAGGTTTAGTTGTATTCGGGCGCAATTCTGCCGTGGAGCTTCCACCTCGTGTCTCTTTTCCGTTTGAAGCACTGAATTCGCGAATTGACCGCGACGCGACAAATTTGCAGCAGACGCTTTCCTTGGCAGCAGCGATGTTACCCGAAGAAAATCGCGGACGTATCGTTTTAATCAGCGATGGAACGGAAACCGAAGGTTCCATCTCACAAATCCTGGATGAGCTGAAGTCGCGCGGCGTTGCCGTTGATGTCCTTCCCATCCAGTATGAATACGATAAAGAGGTCTGGCTCGAAAATCTGGAACTGCCGCGGTTTGTCAAACTGGGTGAAAATTATGAAGCCGCTGTTGTGCTGTCTTCTTTGAAAGATGGCACTGGCAAACTCGTGCTTCGTGAAAATGGCGAGCCGATATATGAAGAGGATGTGACTTTCAAGGCAGGTAAGAATCGTTTTGTAGTTCCCATTTATTTACGGTCTGCCGGCTACTATGAATATTCGGCAACGATTGAAACAAAACGCGATGAAGATCAGATTCGCGAAAACAACACAGTGATCAACTACCTCTTTGTAGAGGGAGAAGGCAAGGTTCTGGTTGTGACGGATCCCGCTGGAGATGATCGCGACTGGGAACCTTTAGTCAAAGCGATTCGTGAAGGTGAACGCAATGTGGAGACCATTTCCGCCTATGAATTTCCCGGTGATTCGCTGTCTTTAATGCCCTACGATGCGATTCTGTTTGTCAATGTCCCCGCCGATGCCTTTAATGTGATTCAATTAAAAGCCGTGCATGATTCCATCTTCAATCAGGGAATCGGATTCATGATGGTGGGGGGTGAGAATAGTTATGGTCCGGGGGGATATCATCGGACGGTCATCGAAGATGCGCTCCCAGTAACGATGGACATCACAAAAAAGAAAGTGCTTCCCAAAGGCGCCCTTGCCATCATCTTACATACCTGTGAATTCCCGGAAGGGAATACCTGGGGAAAACGGATCACAAAACAGGCCATTAAAGTGTTGGGAGCACAAGATGAAGTCGGCGTGTTGGTCTATGATTACATGAATGGCGAAAAGTGGCTCTTTGAACTGATGCCCGCCGGTGACTACGAAAAAATGGTGCCCAAAATCAATGGCGCTCAAATTGGCGATATGCCGAGCTTTGTAAACACCATGGAGTTAGGGTTGGAAGGGCTCATCAAAAGTGATGCGGCCACAAAGCACATGATTATTATTTCAGATGGCGATCCACAACCACCCTCTCCCAAGTTAATCGGCCGATTTATCAAAAATAAAGTCAGCGTCTCAATGGTGGCGGTCTTTCCGCATGGAGGCCGTGATATCTCAACCATGCGAGGAATCGCAAGTGCGACAGGGGGGCGATATTACTTTCCTTCAGATCCCAATCAACTGCCGTCGATTTTCATCAAGGAATCAAAAACGCTGAAACGGAGTATGATTCAAAACGAAACCATTACACCTGAAGTCGGAATGATCTCCTCCGTTCTCAAAGGAATTGAAGCGATTCCACCTCTGCACGGTTATGTGTTAACAACAATCAAACCCAGGGCAGAAGGTGTTTTGAACGCACCCGAAAAGAAAGAAGCAGAAGGTGATATTGATCCCGTCCTGGCGTTCTGGCGTTATGGACTTGGTACAACCGCCGCATTCACTTCTGATTTATCCCCGAACTGGGGAGCGGATTGGGTGAATTGGGATCATTACAGTGCGTTTATTAAGCAATTAATGATAAAAATCTCGCGTGTTCAAAAGCAAGCCCATCTCAAAATGTGGAGCCACACCAATGGGAACAACGCGACGATCATGGTCGAAGATTTTCATCCTGAAGAATCGTTTTTGAATGTGGCGGCTCGCATTTCAGGTCCTCATGATAAAAAAGAAACGGTAGTGCTCAAGCAAGTCAGCCCCCGTCGATATCAGGCTTCAGTTCCTCTTTGGGGCAAGGGGCGTTATCAAGTGATGGCGATTGGAAAATCAGGAGACCGTGAAGATCATGCCAATGGTGGTTTTATCGTTCCTTATTCTCCGGAATTTCTGCGGTTTCGTTCGAATCCCATTGTGTTGGAAGAAATTGCAGAAAAGACAGGCGGGCAAAGGCTGAATCCAGACAAGGCAGCAGAAGTGATCTATGGGCGTCGCGCGCCCAAACAAAGTTCCAATCCTATATTCGATTGGTTTCTGATTGCCTTGGCCATATTAGTGCCATTGGATGTTGGCATCAGACGCGTTCAACTCGATTGGTATGTGATCAAAAGCTGGTTTGGGTTTGGTTCAGAACAAAAAGCAAGTACGGTAACGATGGGAGCGTTACTGCAACGTAAGCAAGGCGTTGTGGAAGAATTAGATTTACGCAAAGGGAAGACATCGGGTGCAGTAGAACAGATGACTTCGCAATCCACGATTTCCCAATTGCAAGCACAAAAGCAAAAAACGACCAGACCAAATTCGCAAGTGGAAACTAGTCAGAAGAAAAAGACAGAGAAGACGACAAATCCTCCGGGTACGAAACCCGCGACTGATCCGGGTGATAAAACAACCACAACTGGTCGGTTGCTGGATCTCAAACGAAGACGACAATCGGAAGATGAAAAGTAA
- a CDS encoding AAA family ATPase: MNQPEVTEEPTVLQAEADHFKKVFTEVRSEVGRMIIGQERVVESTLYALFCGGNVLLEGVPGLGKTELVKALSKVLELEFQRIQFTPDLMPADIIGTNIMNTDETGTYRFEFRKGPIFTQLLLADEINRASPKTQSALLETMQEGTVTAAGTQYRLDQPFFVLATQNPIEQEGTYPLPEAQLDRFLFKVNVPFPNRAELNTIVQQTILRQPVELKKLLDSKQILELRNLLEKVVVVEPIRDYAIRLVLSTHPGTDFATEEVRRFIHWGASPRAAQSLIKSARVRALSEGRAHVAFEDIRYFANEVLQHRVLLNYDGQAENINVTDLIEQNCKELPEKE, translated from the coding sequence ATGAATCAGCCAGAAGTCACTGAAGAGCCTACAGTTTTGCAGGCTGAAGCCGACCATTTTAAAAAGGTCTTTACCGAAGTTCGTTCTGAAGTCGGCCGTATGATTATTGGCCAGGAACGGGTTGTCGAATCAACATTATATGCGTTGTTCTGTGGTGGGAACGTTTTACTGGAAGGAGTTCCCGGACTGGGAAAAACAGAACTCGTCAAAGCACTTTCCAAGGTATTGGAATTAGAATTTCAACGGATTCAATTTACACCTGACTTAATGCCGGCGGACATTATCGGTACCAATATCATGAACACCGATGAGACGGGAACTTATCGGTTTGAATTCCGTAAAGGTCCGATTTTCACTCAACTGTTGCTGGCTGATGAAATTAACCGTGCGTCTCCCAAAACACAGTCTGCTTTATTGGAAACAATGCAGGAGGGGACTGTCACAGCCGCAGGAACCCAATATCGGCTTGACCAGCCCTTTTTTGTGCTGGCAACCCAGAATCCCATTGAGCAGGAGGGGACCTATCCACTACCCGAAGCACAATTGGACCGCTTTTTGTTTAAGGTCAATGTGCCTTTTCCCAACCGGGCTGAGTTGAACACAATTGTGCAGCAAACGATTCTGAGGCAGCCTGTAGAGTTGAAGAAATTACTGGATAGTAAGCAAATTCTTGAATTAAGAAATCTCCTGGAGAAAGTCGTTGTTGTCGAACCAATTCGCGACTATGCCATTCGGCTGGTGCTCTCGACACATCCCGGAACCGACTTTGCCACCGAAGAGGTCCGTCGTTTTATTCATTGGGGAGCCAGTCCGCGAGCTGCACAATCTTTGATAAAATCTGCACGCGTTCGTGCACTCAGTGAAGGGCGGGCACATGTCGCCTTTGAAGACATTCGTTATTTTGCCAACGAAGTACTCCAGCACCGGGTGCTCTTGAACTACGATGGCCAGGCAGAAAATATCAATGTGACTGACTTAATTGAGCAGAACTGTAAAGAACTACCAGAGAAGGAATAA
- a CDS encoding DUF58 domain-containing protein, which yields MSEGTQANQYTSLFDNKTLSKLERLRLNPTRRLTNRSRGEHLSGKGGTSTEFSDYRNYVPGDDVRYIDWNIFSRLNRPFMKQYQHEEEMHVVLILDASSSMDYEDKFLRCKQLAAAFGVMGLMNFEKVSAYSCNHKGGRPVSLSPCTGRISMKRLFDFLSSIEAGGDSPIEAAVEDVLRSHRGRGVAIVLSDYESFGDLQRPFNMLFSAGLEIFGVQILAPSEIDPEINGDLRLVDSESGQTLDISSAGDLLGLYHEHRALLEDHLAMLCRQRSGRFLTTNSGDALEHVLFDVLRRKGWVR from the coding sequence GTGTCGGAGGGAACTCAAGCGAATCAATATACTTCTTTGTTTGATAATAAAACATTATCAAAGTTGGAGAGGTTGCGTTTAAATCCAACGCGGCGCCTAACAAATCGAAGTCGTGGTGAGCATCTTTCCGGCAAAGGGGGAACGAGTACAGAATTTTCGGATTATCGGAATTACGTTCCCGGTGATGATGTGCGCTATATTGACTGGAATATCTTTTCCAGGCTGAATCGTCCCTTCATGAAACAATATCAGCATGAAGAAGAAATGCATGTGGTGCTGATTCTCGATGCCTCTTCTTCCATGGACTACGAAGATAAGTTTTTGCGCTGTAAGCAACTGGCTGCTGCGTTTGGTGTGATGGGGCTGATGAATTTTGAAAAGGTCAGTGCCTATTCCTGCAATCACAAAGGAGGACGCCCCGTAAGTTTGTCGCCTTGCACCGGTCGCATCAGTATGAAGCGTTTATTTGATTTTCTCTCTTCGATTGAAGCCGGTGGTGATTCTCCGATTGAAGCAGCAGTCGAAGATGTTTTACGTTCACATCGCGGGCGTGGCGTGGCCATCGTGCTTTCTGATTATGAATCATTTGGTGATTTACAACGGCCTTTTAACATGCTTTTCAGTGCGGGTTTGGAAATCTTTGGGGTGCAAATATTAGCACCTTCTGAAATCGATCCCGAAATTAATGGTGATTTACGTTTAGTTGATAGCGAATCCGGGCAGACTCTGGATATTTCTTCAGCCGGAGATTTGTTGGGATTGTACCATGAACATCGTGCCTTGTTAGAGGATCATCTGGCGATGCTCTGTCGCCAACGTTCCGGACGATTTTTGACGACCAACAGCGGTGATGCTTTGGAGCATGTTCTCTTTGATGTATTGCGTCGGAAAGGGTGGGTCAGATGA
- a CDS encoding vWA domain-containing protein, with the protein MNFWPGFYSLPGAWYLLLLIPLVVFYFLKLKRPHKSVPSLALWSQVINDRRVNSPFQKFKRSILLLLQILLLLFLVLALMQPYIQSGAERAEYLPILIDCSASMAATDPETKKSRLELTKERVGEIVDNLLPDQRVSLVAVSSTARRLTDFTDNQRILKQSLAGLTVDDVPSNLEDALRMTQALSRTVPINTVLFYSDGNFPQEVNFDLPFDLNYQLLPSAGSNVGITSFNARKNQTGNWDVFIRVENSEKNDSPATVELLQDGESIAKEEIVLGKGDSQRLEFSVNADKKSSLEAILTPGSYDSLAADNRAFLNIPQSRSLLVFVDPDLASYRYALDENKDLVLYPEQDGSAGPPEYDLVISSSEKNMDKQALIKLGVGFVPEDLKNYVLLETNLTDVVDWNRSSALLRHVELGDVQITEQPVWAENAKVENLEELGYEVLIHGRLGPLLLQKRNSDGLEFYFLFNTDRSTMPYRVGFPIMVSNLIQLTLQEAGIAEVQASATPLLPAVEYVPEQKYNIKTPGGKQLTAESNKNGIVSGVAALQVGKYTISGEGAKSDEISVSLLNPMETSLVSVDEIQFSEVPVSAAQTQIDSDKPLWSEFALIAFVLLLLEWWYFQRRPGGIPA; encoded by the coding sequence ATGAACTTTTGGCCTGGCTTTTACTCACTACCAGGAGCCTGGTACCTGTTATTGCTGATACCATTGGTGGTCTTTTATTTTTTGAAATTAAAGCGCCCCCATAAAAGTGTTCCCTCGTTGGCCCTTTGGAGCCAGGTGATCAACGACCGTCGCGTCAATTCGCCATTTCAAAAATTCAAACGTAGTATCTTACTGTTGCTGCAAATTCTTTTATTGCTGTTTCTGGTTCTGGCTCTGATGCAACCCTATATTCAAAGTGGAGCAGAGCGGGCGGAATATTTACCAATTCTGATTGATTGTTCTGCCAGTATGGCGGCAACAGATCCGGAAACAAAAAAATCACGCTTGGAACTTACGAAGGAACGTGTTGGCGAAATTGTCGATAACTTACTGCCAGATCAACGTGTTTCCTTAGTCGCTGTTAGCTCGACAGCACGCCGATTGACCGACTTCACGGATAATCAACGCATACTGAAACAATCGCTGGCTGGACTAACCGTTGATGATGTCCCCAGTAATCTGGAAGATGCCTTGCGGATGACACAAGCCCTCTCTAGGACCGTGCCTATTAATACGGTGCTTTTTTATTCAGACGGAAATTTCCCTCAGGAAGTCAATTTTGATCTACCTTTTGATCTCAATTACCAGTTGCTTCCCTCAGCAGGATCCAATGTGGGAATTACTTCATTCAATGCACGAAAAAACCAGACGGGAAACTGGGATGTTTTTATTCGGGTTGAGAATTCAGAAAAAAATGATAGTCCTGCCACGGTCGAGTTATTGCAAGATGGAGAGAGCATTGCCAAAGAGGAGATCGTCTTAGGGAAAGGGGATTCACAACGCCTGGAATTTTCCGTGAATGCCGATAAAAAATCGTCTCTGGAAGCGATTTTGACTCCTGGTAGCTACGATAGTTTAGCTGCTGATAATCGCGCCTTTCTCAATATTCCTCAATCACGCTCATTATTAGTGTTCGTTGATCCGGATCTCGCCAGTTATCGTTATGCGTTAGACGAGAACAAAGATCTGGTGTTATATCCCGAGCAGGATGGCTCTGCGGGCCCTCCGGAATATGATCTGGTCATTTCTTCTTCTGAAAAAAATATGGATAAACAGGCATTGATCAAGCTGGGCGTCGGTTTTGTGCCTGAGGATTTAAAAAATTATGTTTTGCTCGAAACAAATTTAACAGATGTTGTTGACTGGAACCGTAGTTCGGCATTATTGCGGCATGTGGAATTGGGTGATGTGCAAATTACGGAGCAGCCCGTTTGGGCAGAGAATGCCAAAGTAGAAAACCTGGAAGAACTGGGTTATGAAGTCTTAATTCATGGTCGATTAGGGCCACTCTTATTACAAAAACGTAACTCGGACGGGCTGGAGTTTTACTTTCTGTTCAATACAGATCGTTCCACTATGCCTTACCGAGTTGGTTTCCCGATTATGGTTTCGAATCTGATACAGCTGACATTACAGGAAGCCGGTATTGCAGAAGTGCAGGCCTCAGCAACCCCACTCTTACCTGCCGTCGAGTATGTGCCAGAACAAAAATACAACATTAAAACGCCGGGTGGGAAACAGCTGACTGCCGAAAGTAACAAGAATGGCATTGTTTCCGGAGTCGCCGCTTTGCAAGTGGGGAAATACACAATCAGTGGTGAAGGTGCAAAATCAGATGAAATTAGTGTAAGTTTATTGAACCCTATGGAGACATCCCTCGTTTCCGTTGACGAAATTCAGTTTAGTGAAGTTCCGGTTTCTGCAGCACAAACGCAAATCGACAGCGATAAACCACTTTGGAGCGAATTTGCATTGATTGCCTTTGTATTACTTTTGTTAGAGTGGTGGTATTTTCAGCGTCGACCAGGTGGGATTCCTGCATAG
- a CDS encoding ABC transporter ATP-binding protein, whose translation MSIQPPMVEVKDLWVRYGTYEAVKGISFSIPKGEVFGFIGPNGAGKSSTIKVLATLQRDYDCQSVKINGISVGKAPHLIREMIGYMPDFFGVYEDLTAREYLHFFAAAYRIARSRRKAIVNDVLELTDLTEKIDAPVDSLSRGMKQRLALARVLLHDPDLLLLDEPASGLDPRARIEVRELLVALKEMGKTIIISSHILHELSQLCTSIGIIEAGQFVTQGSLDHIYKRLELSRIIHVQIVGEMNGICQTIEEIDGVKSVSAQADRLAIQLQEDQLAVEELHAKIAETGAKIRMFQAEAMDMETVFMKLTEGKTA comes from the coding sequence ATGAGCATACAACCTCCCATGGTGGAAGTGAAAGATTTGTGGGTCCGTTACGGAACGTATGAAGCCGTAAAAGGTATCTCTTTTTCCATTCCGAAAGGAGAAGTCTTTGGTTTTATTGGTCCTAACGGTGCCGGCAAGTCATCGACAATCAAAGTCCTGGCCACATTACAACGTGATTATGACTGTCAGTCAGTCAAAATTAATGGAATTTCTGTTGGAAAAGCACCACATTTAATTCGAGAGATGATCGGCTATATGCCCGATTTTTTTGGCGTTTATGAAGATTTGACTGCCAGGGAATATCTTCATTTTTTTGCAGCCGCCTACCGTATCGCTCGCAGTAGAAGAAAAGCGATCGTCAACGATGTGCTGGAATTGACAGATTTAACAGAAAAAATCGACGCACCCGTTGATTCCTTGTCACGTGGAATGAAACAGCGTCTCGCTTTAGCACGAGTCTTGCTTCATGATCCTGATTTGTTGTTGCTCGATGAACCAGCTAGTGGACTGGATCCCCGTGCCCGTATTGAAGTTCGGGAACTTCTGGTCGCGTTAAAAGAAATGGGGAAGACCATTATTATTTCGAGCCATATTCTCCATGAGTTATCGCAGCTTTGTACCAGTATCGGAATTATCGAAGCCGGTCAATTTGTGACGCAAGGGTCTCTAGATCATATATATAAACGTTTGGAATTGAGCCGTATCATCCATGTGCAGATTGTGGGTGAGATGAATGGTATTTGCCAGACCATTGAAGAAATCGATGGTGTGAAATCTGTCAGTGCGCAAGCAGATCGTCTGGCGATTCAGTTACAGGAAGACCAATTGGCGGTTGAGGAACTGCATGCCAAGATCGCTGAGACTGGTGCTAAAATTCGCATGTTTCAGGCGGAAGCCATGGATATGGAGACGGTATTCATGAAGCTGACGGAAGGGAAGACCGCATGA